A region of Lycium barbarum isolate Lr01 chromosome 3, ASM1917538v2, whole genome shotgun sequence DNA encodes the following proteins:
- the LOC132631055 gene encoding uncharacterized protein LOC132631055: MIANSKLQDWFAHMEVQHLSRTGSDHAPLLLTCGESSQHIRKPFRFLKFWTEHESFLEVVNQAWIIDFEGDDFIRFKLKLKNVKSTLSSWSKATFGDIFKQLTVREEVVRIKEQCFEEDPTPMNKMVLQQAQAALKKYVHYEEEFWRQKSHMTSFAEGDRNTRYFDSIVNGRRKRWQIRRIQNQQGVWIEGESLLAEEACRFYQKQFSQEVDPLDFEFLQHVPSMVDQDANNQLSVTHTNLVLLPKKNNIETFPDMRPISLSNFINKVISRVIQDKLECILPSLISPNQSGFVKGRCIIENVLLTPEVVTNIRLRGKPANVVLKLDMAKAYDRVSWSYLIRVLRKMRFAKTFIDMVWRLIANNWYSILLHGQAYDDTIIFSSTDARYLELIMEALHEYEQVENITGFKRGTFPFTYLGCPVTHSRKRKVNYNDLIKKVKNWLQTWKERLLSFGGKVVLTNNVLMSMPIHLLSAIKPPKYVINDMHKIFLRFFWNNSAEGRRRHWSSWLNLCKPKEEGGVGFRSLYDLWANYMWIKYCKRHSPQTVQWNGGSQVWKAIIEARDNREQEIWWEPRSGTENVWFDNWTKLGALYHIIPDYFEIDEGVQDLKELMLQDGWNIGRLQQLFPMDILDHILEELHFHEPKEEWDRPRWMMTASGKFTVGTAWEFLRSKAVKSDVFKNMWTSGVPFKISFFFWRLWKYKIPVGEVVRRIGVDMKLWIICLLQEMLLQKCGLMLKLLLASQHSFNKSGRLFKSGGMQIAPQSSEPSLKLFKWSLCGRYGSGGIQSYMEGGCPSTK, encoded by the exons ATGATTGCAAACTCTAAATTACAAGATTGGTTTGCACATATGGAGGTGCAACATTTATCCAGAACTGGCTCAGACCATGCCCCTTTACTACTTACTTGTGGTGAATCTTCACAGCACATAAGGAAACCTTTCAGATTTCTAAAATTCTGGACAGAACATGAATCTTTTTTAGAGGTGGTTAATCAAGCATGGATCATAGATTTTGAAGGGGATGATTTTATCAGATTTAAGCTGAAATTGAAGAATGTGAAATCTACTTTATCTTCTTGGAGTAAGGCAACTTTTGGTGATATTTTCAAGCAACTGACAGTAAGGGAAGAGGTGGTGAGAATTAAAGAACAATGTTTTGAAGAGGATCCTACTCCTATGAACAAGATGGTGCTACAACAAGCACAAGCAGCATTGAAAAAATATGTTCATTATgaggaagaattttggagacaaaagtcACATATGACTAGTTTTGCTGAGGGTGACAGGAATACAAGGTACTTTGATAGTATTGTGAATGGTAGGAGAAAGAGATGGCAGATTAGAAGAATTCAGAATCAGCAAGGAGTATGGATAGAAGGGGAGTCACTTTTGGCAGAAGAAGCTTGTAGATTTTACCAAAAGCAGTTCTCTCAAGAGGTTGATCCATTAGACTTTGAATTTCTACAACATGTTCCTAGTATGGTGGATCAAGATGCTAACAATCAGCTA TCAGTCACACATACCAACCTGGTACTATTACCAAAGAAGAATAACATTGAGACCTTTCCTGATATGAGACCAATCAGTCTCAgcaacttcatcaacaaggttATTTCTAGAGTGATTCAGGATAAACTTGAATGCATTCTACCTTCTCTGATATCTCCCAACCAGTCTGGATTTGTTAAGGGCAGATGTATCATTGAAAATGTCCTTCTAACTCCAGAAGTTGTGACTAACATTAGACTAAGAGGAAAACCAGCTAATGTTGTACTTAAGCTTGACATGGctaaagcatatgatagagtatcATGGAGTTACTTGATCAGAGTTTTAAGGAAGATGAGATTTGCAAAAACTTTCATAGATATGGTTTGGAGGCTGAtagcaaataattggtattccataCTCCTTCATGGTCAAGCTTatg atgacacaataATTTTTTCATCTACTGATGCTAGATATTTGGAGCTAATTATGGAGGCATTACATGAATATGAGCAG GTGGAGAATATTACTGGTTTTAAAAGAGGcacttttccttttacatatttgGGTTGTCCCGTCACACATTCAAGGAAGAGGAAGGTTAATTACAATGATCTGATCAAGAAAGTCAAGAATTGGCTGCAGACTTGGAAAGAAAGATTGCTATCATTTGGAGGAAAAGTTGTTCTGACCAATAATGTACTAATGAGTATGCCAATACATTTGTTGTCAGCCATCAAACCTCCAAAATATGTTATCAATGATATGCACAAAATCTTCTTAAGATTCTTCTGGAATAATAGTGCGGAAGGCAGAAGAAGACACTGGTCATCATGGCTAAATTTATGTAAGCCAAAAGAGGAAGGAGGAGTAGGCTTTAGATCTTTGTATGATCTATGGGCAAACTACATGTGGATCAAATATTGCAAAAGGCACAGTCCTCAGACTGTGCAGTGGAATGGAGGTTCTCAAGTATGGAAGGCTATAATTGAGGCTAGAGATAATAGAGAGCAAGAAATATGGTGGGAACCAAGGAGTGGAACTGAAAATGtatggtttgacaactggacaaaGCTAGGGGCTCTATATCACATCATTCCAGATTATTTTGAGATAGATGAGGGTGTTCAAGATTTAAAAGAACTTATGTTGCAGGATGGTTGGAATATAGGAAGATTGCAGCAGTTATTCCCTATGGATATTTTGGATCATATATTAGAAGAATTGCACTTTCATGAACCAAAAGAAGAGTGGGATAGACCAAGATGGATGATGACAGCATCAGGCAAATTTACTGTAGGCACTGCATGGGAATTTCTGAGGAGCAAAGCAGTCAAGTCAGATGTCTTTAAGAACATGTGGACATCAGGGGTACCTTTTAAGATATCCTTCTTTTTCTGGAGGTTATGGAAATACAAAATACCAGTTGGAGAGGTAGTAAGAAGGATTGGGGTAGATATGAAACTGTGGATCATTTGTTTGTTACAAGAAATGTTGCTACAAAAgtgtggacttatgttaaaactactGTTGGCATCACAACACAGTTTCAACAAGTCAGGCAGATTATTCAAGTCTGGTGGAATGCAGATTGCCCCTCAAAGTTCAGAACCATCTTTAAAGCTATTCAAATGGTCACTATGTGGCAGATATGGAAGTGGAGGAATACAGTCCTACATGGAGGGAGGATGTCCATCAACAAAGTGA